One genomic window of Terriglobales bacterium includes the following:
- a CDS encoding rhomboid family intramembrane serine protease, whose amino-acid sequence MSPRYQSFEMGLPPFRGAVRQIILFSTAVYIALLLMVAFAPSLGQAAFAIGTLQPDKALHGWLWQLVTYPFMYADPIQFLLSLVGIYFIGSAVEGQIGSQRFYGLFFGSLILSGAVGVGLSLTGVIAQGPAAGSGAAANAILMVFYLMNRGAPIMLFPIPLQIPIKWVVVGIAAIETAYLLLYHFALQFCVVLLGLGAGYLWYTMFLRRGVSVGLSERIYGLRNAYYRWKRRRAAKKFQVYMRKHDRNVYFDEYGNYKPPDDKRDDERGGWVN is encoded by the coding sequence ATGTCTCCTCGTTACCAATCATTTGAAATGGGACTGCCGCCGTTCCGCGGGGCAGTTCGGCAGATCATTCTCTTTAGCACCGCTGTTTACATCGCGCTGCTGTTAATGGTCGCGTTCGCGCCTTCACTCGGCCAGGCGGCGTTCGCAATCGGCACATTACAGCCGGACAAGGCGTTGCATGGATGGCTGTGGCAGCTAGTCACATATCCGTTCATGTATGCCGATCCCATCCAGTTCCTCTTGTCCCTGGTTGGAATTTATTTCATCGGCAGCGCAGTGGAGGGACAAATTGGATCACAGCGGTTCTATGGACTGTTTTTCGGCAGCTTGATTCTTTCGGGCGCCGTCGGCGTCGGCCTGTCGTTGACCGGCGTCATCGCGCAGGGCCCTGCTGCAGGCTCGGGCGCTGCAGCGAACGCGATCCTCATGGTCTTTTATCTGATGAATCGCGGCGCGCCGATCATGCTGTTTCCGATTCCTCTCCAGATCCCGATCAAGTGGGTTGTAGTCGGCATCGCCGCAATTGAGACGGCTTATCTGTTGCTCTACCACTTTGCCCTACAGTTCTGCGTTGTCTTACTGGGGCTGGGTGCCGGATATCTGTGGTACACGATGTTTCTAAGGCGAGGAGTCTCTGTGGGGCTTAGCGAGCGCATCTACGGACTGCGCAATGCCTATTACCGTTGGAAACGTCGTCGCGCAGCGAAGAAGTTTCAGGTGTACATGCGCAAGCACGACCGAAACGTCTACTTCGACGAGTACGGCAACTACAAGCCGCCCGACGACAAGCGCGACGATGAGCGTGGTGGGTGGGTGAATTAA